The following nucleotide sequence is from Pseudomonas putida S13.1.2.
TTGGAGGTGACCTGCCCGCCACGGAACGTCTGCGGCAACGAGCGACCGTCGTCCGAGCGTAGAATCGGCAGCACCGGCATCCACTCACCGATCTTCAGCTCGGTCTTGGAGATCCGCGCCTTGCCCGCCACTGCCAGGCGCCCATAGTCATCTGCCGGCTTGCCATCGTCATGGCGTGGCAGCAACGCCGTGCCGTATGTACCGCCGCCGCCATCGAGCTTGACCGACCACAGCCCCAGCACATCCACGCCAAACCCTATCGGCCCCTCGGTGAATCCTGAACGGGCATCGAGAATGAAGCTTTGCGTCCATTCCTCGGCCTTGCTCTGTGGGTTGCTGGGGTTGGTGAAGTTGCGGTTGATGTAGAAGTTGCGCAGCCCGAGGGTGGCCTTGCTGTCCTCGACAAAACCCGCAGCCAGGCTGGTGCCCGGCAGGCCGGCGATGACCCCGGCGCCAAGCAGGGCGAAGGGCAAGGTGTGGCAGATTTTCATTATTGTTGTGCTCCCGAAGGGTGTGGCAGCCCGTCCACCGGGCACGCGCAAGCGGCCTGCGGCAGGGGCGGGTAGTTAACGGGCCGGTCAGGGCCAGGGGTGAATGCGCGGTAACCGGGCGCTACGTACTGGCAGGTGTACGCGAGCTGGCCGGGCGAAGAGGGGTGTGCAACAGACGTGGGTGTAGCGGGATGGGTGTCGACATGGGATCGTCCACTGATTGTTGTTCTTGTTATGTGTTGTCGTACAACTGAGGGCGATTATTAGCAAGTGGGAGGTGAGCTGTCAACGGCTGATAGCTGAGCAGGTAGGGCCCAGTTGCTGCATTCCACGCGCAGTACGTGGGACATGATTTACAAATCAAATCCGATTGGCTGTGGACCCTGCGGCTAGCCTGCGCTATCTTCAGATCTGGCCTCGCCCTCGACCACGTAGACTGGCATGTCCAGTCCCGGCATCCTCGTTGGTGCCGTACCCCTCCTGTCGGCGTGGGCGGGGCCTCTTCCTTTTCCGCCACGCTTCCCGGCTAAGATCCAGCGCTCCCTGGCGCCACGGCCGCCAGTTACCTTGGCAAATCTCCCCTGCTACGCGATTCCCTGTAGGAGCGGCCTTGTGCCGCGAAAGCTTACAAAAAGGCTGCTGAGCGACTTGAGTAGGCTTCAAGGATTTGGCGGTCCCAGGTCGCAATCTCAAAGTAAAACACCGCCTCAAAGCCAGAGCTCTGCTTCGGTGGGAGCGGGCATGCCCGTGAAGAGGCCAGCACAGGCGAAACCGTCCGCTGACTTGCTATGCTTCCTCTACCAATAAAAAAGGCTGCCAATCGGCAGCCTCCTCGATGTTCAGCCCGGACAATCAGTCCCAGCTCAAAGCACCACCCGTCTGATACTCAATCACACGCGTCTCAAAGAAGTTCTTCTCCTTCTTCAAGTCCATGATCTCGCTCATCCATGGGAACGGGTTGGTAGTCCCTGGATACTCTTCTTTCAGGCCAATCTGGGTCAGGCGACGGTTGGCGATGAACTTGAGGTAGTCCTCCATCATCGCTGCGTTCATGCCCAGTACACCGCGTGGCATGGTGTCACGGGCGTATTCGATCTCCAACTGGGTCCCTTGCAGGATCATCTGGGTCGCTTCTTCCTTCATCGCCGCGTCCCACAGGTGCGGGTTCTCGATCTTGATCTGGTTGATCACGTCGATACCGAAGTTCAGGTGCATCGACTCGTCACGCAGGATGTACTGGAACTGCTCGGCAACGCCGGTCATCTTGTTGCGGCGGCCCATGGACAGGATCTGGGTGAAGCCGCAGTAGAAGAAGATGCCTTCCAGCACGCAGTAGTAGGCGATCAGGTTGCGCAGCAGCTCTTTGTCGGTTTCGACGGTGCCGGTGTTGAATTCCGGGTCGGAGATGGCGCGGGTGTACTTCAGGCCCCAGGCGGCTTTTTTAGCGACCGACGGGATCTCGTGGTACATGTTGAAGATCTCGCCTTCATCCATGCCCAGCGACTCGATGCAGTACTGGTAGGCGTGGGTGTGGATCGCCTCTTCAAAGGCCTGGCGCAGGATGTACTGGCGGCACTCCGGGTTGGTGATCAGGCGGTACACGGCCAGGGCCAGGTTGTTGGCAACCAGCGAGTCGGCGGTGGAGAAGAAGCCCAGGTTACGCATGACGATGCGGCGCTCGTCCTCGGTCAGGCCGTCCTGGCTCTTCCACAGGGCGATGTCGGCGGTCATGTTGACCTCTTGCGGCATCCAGTGGTTGGCGCAGCCGTCCAGATACTTCTGCCAGGCCCAGTCGTACTTGAACGGTACCAGCTGGTTCAGGTCGGCGCGGCAGTTGATCATGCGCTTTTCGTCTACCGCGACACGGGCAGAAGAACCTTCCAGCTCGGCCAGGCCTTCGGCCACGTCGAGGGCGTCGAGGGCAGCCTTGGCACGTTTGACGGCTTCGGAGTCAGACGCGGTGGCAGCGCGAGCTTCCAGAGCGGCGGCACCACCGGCGCTGTCGAGCTTGTCGAGGGTGGCGGCGGCAGCGGCCTGCGCAGGGGTGTTGCCTTTGGCGGCTACTTCGCCGTCTTCGTTATCGAATTCGTCCCAGCTCAGCATGGTTTGGCTCCTGCTTGAGGGTTGCTCGTGGCAACCGGTTGGATTTTGAGGTGATGCCTGTACTGCGCAAGACCCATCAGGCGTTACGGCAGGCAGTGAGAGCGGGCTCTCGTCACATTTGAAGTTGTTCGAGTCAGCGCTTGTCCTACCCTCGAGCGAGGGGCCAAGGCGCCTGAAAGCTGTACGGCTACGATAAAACGTGCGGTCTGGGCAAGCGGCGCTTGCGTCTCGCAGTCGATCATTAGCTCAACCCTTTTTGGGGGGCGAAGTATACCGGAATTCAGGGTGGATCGGGGCGGCGCAAAGGCCATGCGAAGGTAATTTTTCGACCGGCATTGCGTGCTTCCGTTCACCTGAAACCTGTTGTTTCAACACGGATGTGAGTCTAGCCGTAAATGAGATTTCATCCTATATCTTGTGTGATTTTTTTTTATCGGCACAGCATATGGTGTTTTGATCTCGGTCAGCACCTATCGGTGGTAGTGCGTGTAACGGCCGATCGCGGCCTTTTCTTGAGGCAAAAAAATACCGCCTCAACCCCCGAAGGCGGTTGAGGCGGCATGT
It contains:
- a CDS encoding ribonucleotide-diphosphate reductase subunit beta gives rise to the protein MLSWDEFDNEDGEVAAKGNTPAQAAAAATLDKLDSAGGAAALEARAATASDSEAVKRAKAALDALDVAEGLAELEGSSARVAVDEKRMINCRADLNQLVPFKYDWAWQKYLDGCANHWMPQEVNMTADIALWKSQDGLTEDERRIVMRNLGFFSTADSLVANNLALAVYRLITNPECRQYILRQAFEEAIHTHAYQYCIESLGMDEGEIFNMYHEIPSVAKKAAWGLKYTRAISDPEFNTGTVETDKELLRNLIAYYCVLEGIFFYCGFTQILSMGRRNKMTGVAEQFQYILRDESMHLNFGIDVINQIKIENPHLWDAAMKEEATQMILQGTQLEIEYARDTMPRGVLGMNAAMMEDYLKFIANRRLTQIGLKEEYPGTTNPFPWMSEIMDLKKEKNFFETRVIEYQTGGALSWD